The proteins below come from a single Alligator mississippiensis isolate rAllMis1 chromosome 2, rAllMis1, whole genome shotgun sequence genomic window:
- the LOC132248343 gene encoding protein maestro-like translates to MRALTHVFKHLGMDAGPLVQDAAMHIRPFFNHDNDGLRAVAFSLFGALAGCVKRRQAFYKRQVRQSLGTLLLHLEDPNPQVAKECRTTLGLCCPYLGLRRVQAALAFHIQGSEQGKQEQLLRDICRHLAKEKPALLEDLCQAAQGHYSSPWPEIQMAAVKFTGIVTEYAAPRSARQVAHLLSSLQTLGQDTSQEVQDVAAQVAEAISKSPWGSVLQEEENHGHTLPYITSLLCFGCLRLRSI, encoded by the exons ATGCGGGCACTCACCCACGTCTTTAAACATCTGGGGATGGATGCGGGGCCCCTGGTCCAGGATGCAGCTATGCACATCAGGCCCTTTTTTAACCAT GACAATGACGGTCTTCGCGCTGTGGCTTTCTCCCTCTTCGGCGCCCTGGCAGGCTGCGTGAAAAGAAGGCAAGCCTTTTATAAAAGGCAGGTGAGGCAGAGCCTGGGAACACTCCTGCTTCATCTGGAGGACCCCAACCCGCAGGTGGCCAAG GAATGCAGAACAACGCTGGGCTTGTGCTGCCCTTACCTGGGCTTAAGGAGGGTCCAGGCCGCCCTGGCCTTTCATATccaggggtcagagcaggggaagcaggaacagctgcTGCGGGACATCTGCAGGCATTTG gccaaagaaaAACCTGCTCTTTTGGAGgatctctgccaggcagcccagggacACTACTCAAGCCCATGGCCAGAAATTCAGATGGCAGCCGTCAAATTTACAG GCATCGTTACGGAGTATGCTGCCCCCAGGAGTGCCAGACAGGTTGCACACCTGCTGAGCT ctctgcaaaCTCTGGGACAGGACACCTCACAGGAGGTCCAAGATGTGGCCGCTCAGGTTGCAGAGGCTATTTCTAAAAGCCCTTGGGGCAGCGTATTGCAAGAAGAGGAAAACCATGGGCATACCCTTCCCTATATCACCTCATTGCTTTGTTTTGGGTGCCTAAGGCTCCGCTCCATTTAA